One window of Schistocerca cancellata isolate TAMUIC-IGC-003103 chromosome 9, iqSchCanc2.1, whole genome shotgun sequence genomic DNA carries:
- the LOC126100196 gene encoding endocuticle structural protein SgAbd-6-like, protein MSAATLFLVAITLHTVLSAPQQDGSKQATVVEQFNNFNGIDPWRWSYTLSDGSSRVEEGEVVNGELTLSGTYTWKDPEGSVHEMTYIADKQGYRMTPQNRLGTNAGLSLIGR, encoded by the exons cTGTTCCTGGTAGCTATTACGCTCCACACGGTATTATCGGCACCACAGCAGGACGGATCGAAACAAGCTACCGTTGTAGAGCAGTTCAACAACTTTAACGGCATCGACCCATGGCGCTGGAG CTACACTCTGAGTGATGGTAGCAGTCGCGTGGAGGAAGGGGAAGTGGTGAACGGAGAGCTGACGTTGAGTGGTACGTACACGTGGAAGGACCCGGAAGGTTCCGTTCACGAGATGACCTACATTGCTGATAAACAAGGCTACAGGATGACCCCGCAAAACCGCCTGGGCACGAACGCGGGACTCTCGCTAATTGGAAGATGA